In Pseudomonadota bacterium, one DNA window encodes the following:
- the metK gene encoding methionine adenosyltransferase, with translation MRSHLFTSESVSEGHPDKVADQISDAVLDQIIDQDPAARVACETMVKTGVAIVGGEITTSAWVDLEELIRGVINDIGYNSSAVGFDGSTCAVVNIIGKQSPDIAQGVDRSSPEEQGAGDQGLMFGYATDETDVLMPAPIHFSHKLVERQAQVRRETSEGQQYLRPDAKSQVTFRYEDGQPVAIDAVVLSTQHSPEISQADLTELVQEQIIKPVLPHQWLSSQTKYHINPTGKFEIGGPVGDCGLTGRKIIVDTYGGMARHGGGAFSGKDPSKVDRSATYACRYVAKNIVAAGLAKRCEIQVSYAIGVAEPTSVTVETFGTETIPVERIEALVAEHFDLRPYGLMQMLDLIRPIYRQTAAYGHFGRIYDAATGAFSWENTDKAAELRAAAG, from the coding sequence ATGCGAAGCCACCTGTTTACGTCGGAGTCGGTGTCGGAAGGGCACCCAGATAAGGTCGCCGACCAGATTTCCGACGCGGTGCTGGACCAGATTATCGACCAGGACCCGGCAGCCCGTGTGGCCTGCGAGACCATGGTCAAGACCGGCGTGGCGATCGTCGGTGGAGAGATCACTACCTCGGCCTGGGTCGATCTCGAGGAGCTGATCCGCGGCGTCATCAACGATATCGGCTACAACTCTTCAGCGGTGGGTTTCGACGGCTCCACGTGCGCGGTGGTTAACATCATCGGCAAACAGTCGCCCGATATCGCGCAGGGCGTCGACCGGTCGTCCCCGGAAGAGCAGGGTGCCGGTGACCAGGGCCTGATGTTTGGCTACGCTACCGACGAAACGGACGTGCTGATGCCAGCGCCCATCCACTTCTCCCACAAGCTGGTTGAGCGCCAGGCGCAGGTGCGACGTGAAACCTCAGAAGGCCAGCAGTACCTGCGTCCGGACGCGAAGTCGCAGGTCACGTTCCGCTACGAAGACGGCCAACCTGTTGCCATCGACGCCGTGGTGCTGTCGACGCAGCACAGCCCGGAGATTTCCCAGGCGGATCTGACCGAGCTGGTGCAGGAACAGATCATCAAGCCGGTGCTGCCGCACCAGTGGCTGTCCTCGCAAACGAAGTACCACATCAATCCGACGGGCAAATTTGAAATCGGTGGCCCCGTGGGCGACTGCGGCCTGACGGGACGCAAAATCATCGTCGACACCTACGGCGGGATGGCCCGGCACGGTGGTGGTGCATTCTCGGGCAAAGACCCGTCGAAAGTGGACCGCTCGGCAACCTACGCCTGCCGCTACGTGGCCAAGAACATTGTGGCGGCCGGTCTGGCCAAGCGCTGCGAGATTCAGGTTTCCTACGCGATCGGTGTCGCCGAGCCCACCTCAGTTACCGTCGAGACGTTCGGCACTGAGACGATCCCGGTGGAGCGAATTGAGGCACTCGTCGCTGAACACTTCGACCTGCGCCCGTACGGCTTGATGCAGATGCTGGATTTGATTCGACCGATCTATCGGCAAACCGCGGCGTACGGACACTTTGGCCGAATCTACGACGCGGCGACTGGCGCATTCAGCTGGGAAAATACCGACAAGGCGGCGGAACTTAGAGCGGCCGCGGGTTAA
- the ahcY gene encoding adenosylhomocysteinase: protein MSAVIQPEVGKDYLVKDISQADFGRKEMSIAESEMPGLMALREEFGDAQPLAGARIAGSLHMTIQTAMLIETLTALGAEVRWASCNIYSTQDHAAAAIAASGVPVFAYKGETLDEYWEYTHRIMQWHDGGTPNMILDDGGDATMLITLGSAAEKDPSVLDNPGSEEERSLFASIRQRLESQPGFYSNILGNIKGVTEETTTGVNRLYRLAEKGEMPFPAINVNDSVTKSKFDNLYGCRESLVDGIKRATDVMIAGKIAIVAGYGDVGKGSAQSLRGLGANVWITEIDPICALQAAMEGYRVVNMEDEGIVEQADIFVTATGNYDVLRRSHLERMKNEAIVCNIGHFDNEIDVAGLEEYTWEPIKDQVDHVVFPDGKRIILLAGGRLVNLGCGTGHPSFVMSNSFTNQTLAQMELFNNADDYENKVYVLPKHLDEKVARLHLDRIGARLTELSPEQADYLGLKVEGPYKPDHYRY from the coding sequence ATGAGCGCAGTAATTCAACCGGAGGTGGGCAAAGACTACCTCGTCAAAGATATCAGTCAGGCCGACTTCGGCCGGAAGGAAATGAGCATCGCCGAATCGGAGATGCCCGGCCTGATGGCACTCCGCGAGGAGTTTGGTGACGCGCAGCCACTGGCGGGTGCGCGGATCGCCGGTTCACTGCACATGACCATCCAGACCGCCATGCTGATCGAAACGCTGACGGCCTTGGGTGCAGAGGTCCGCTGGGCGTCCTGCAACATCTACTCAACGCAGGATCACGCGGCGGCAGCCATTGCAGCCTCGGGTGTACCGGTGTTCGCCTACAAAGGCGAGACCCTGGACGAGTACTGGGAGTACACCCATCGCATCATGCAGTGGCACGACGGCGGCACGCCGAACATGATTCTCGATGACGGCGGTGATGCCACCATGCTTATTACCCTGGGGTCAGCCGCGGAGAAAGATCCTTCGGTGCTCGACAATCCGGGCAGCGAAGAAGAGCGCTCGCTGTTTGCCTCGATCCGTCAGCGTCTAGAGTCTCAGCCGGGCTTCTACAGCAATATCCTCGGCAACATCAAGGGCGTGACCGAAGAGACCACCACGGGCGTTAACCGCCTGTACCGGCTGGCGGAAAAGGGCGAGATGCCGTTTCCGGCAATCAACGTCAACGATTCGGTCACCAAGTCCAAGTTCGACAACCTGTACGGCTGCCGCGAGTCGCTGGTGGACGGCATCAAGCGTGCCACCGACGTGATGATCGCCGGCAAGATCGCCATCGTGGCGGGCTACGGTGACGTGGGCAAAGGCTCCGCACAGTCGCTGCGTGGCCTCGGCGCCAACGTCTGGATCACCGAAATCGATCCGATCTGCGCTCTGCAGGCGGCGATGGAAGGCTATCGCGTCGTCAACATGGAAGACGAAGGCATCGTCGAGCAGGCCGATATCTTTGTGACCGCCACGGGCAACTATGACGTCCTGCGTCGAAGCCATCTCGAGCGGATGAAGAACGAGGCGATCGTCTGCAACATCGGTCACTTCGACAACGAAATCGATGTCGCAGGCCTGGAGGAATACACCTGGGAGCCGATCAAGGATCAGGTCGACCACGTGGTGTTCCCCGACGGCAAGCGGATTATCCTGCTGGCCGGCGGTCGCCTGGTAAACCTGGGCTGCGGCACGGGTCACCCGAGCTTCGTGATGTCCAACTCCTTCACCAACCAGACGCTGGCTCAGATGGAACTGTTCAATAACGCGGACGACTACGAGAACAAGGTCTACGTTCTGCCGAAGCACCTGGACGAAAAGGTTGCGCGGCTGCACCTGGATCGCATCGGTGCCCGCTTGACCGAGCTGTCGCCGGAACAGGCTGACTATCTTGGGCTGAAGGTCGAAGGCCCCTACAAGCCTGATCACTACCGCTACTAA
- the metF gene encoding methylenetetrahydrofolate reductase [NAD(P)H], producing the protein MTNFSFEYFPPRNSAQRERFKETHQRLRALKPEYFSVTFGAGGTTRDETADTVDEIRATDPVAPHISCRGGTEDTISALLDRYRAKGVDRLVVLRGDPTSGSVGGDRFAYACDLVSFIQQNYPQQFSIAVACYPEVHPEASSAAKDLAYFRSKVDAGASEAITQYFFNADAYFRFVDAATAAGVEVPIVPGIMPVTNYAQLKRFSDVCGAEIPRWMEARLRDFGDDKIAIADFGLEVVGEMCERLIAGGAPSLHFYTLNRAAATVKLIDALGLAEAS; encoded by the coding sequence ATGACCAACTTCAGCTTCGAGTACTTCCCGCCGCGGAACAGCGCCCAGCGCGAGCGCTTTAAGGAAACGCACCAGCGTTTGCGGGCGCTCAAGCCCGAATACTTTTCGGTGACCTTCGGTGCCGGCGGCACGACGCGAGACGAGACGGCGGATACCGTCGACGAGATTCGGGCGACCGATCCCGTTGCGCCACATATCTCCTGCCGAGGCGGCACCGAGGACACGATCAGCGCACTGCTCGATCGCTATCGGGCAAAGGGTGTTGATCGACTGGTTGTTTTGCGAGGTGACCCGACCTCCGGCTCGGTCGGCGGTGACCGCTTCGCCTACGCCTGCGATCTTGTTTCGTTTATCCAGCAGAACTATCCGCAGCAGTTCTCCATCGCGGTAGCCTGCTATCCGGAGGTGCATCCGGAAGCCTCGAGTGCCGCAAAAGATCTGGCCTACTTTAGATCGAAGGTCGATGCGGGTGCTTCGGAGGCGATCACGCAATATTTTTTCAACGCGGACGCGTACTTCCGGTTCGTCGATGCGGCGACCGCCGCGGGCGTTGAGGTACCGATCGTTCCAGGCATCATGCCGGTGACCAACTACGCTCAGCTCAAGCGCTTTTCGGACGTTTGCGGTGCGGAGATTCCGCGCTGGATGGAGGCGAGGCTACGAGACTTCGGCGACGACAAAATAGCGATTGCTGACTTCGGGCTGGAAGTGGTCGGGGAAATGTGTGAGCGACTCATTGCCGGCGGCGCCCCGTCGCTTCACTTCTATACGCTGAATCGCGCCGCCGCGACGGTCAAGCTGATCGACGCGCTGGGCCTAGCGGAAGCATCCTGA
- a CDS encoding VOC family protein has protein sequence MTETTISSLALLVHDYDEAIDYFTNRLGFTLLEDTALGDHKRWVRVAPPGGGCALLLARAADDEQRSAVGKQGGGRVFLFMQSSNFWESYRSMKEAGVNFLEEPREEPYGCVCVFADLYGNRWDLLGAAG, from the coding sequence ATGACGGAAACCACCATCAGCAGCCTGGCGTTGCTGGTCCACGACTACGATGAAGCGATCGACTATTTTACCAACCGGCTCGGCTTTACGCTGCTTGAGGACACCGCGCTCGGTGATCACAAGCGGTGGGTGCGGGTGGCTCCGCCCGGCGGTGGATGTGCACTGCTGCTCGCAAGAGCTGCCGACGACGAGCAGCGGTCGGCGGTGGGGAAGCAGGGCGGCGGGCGCGTGTTTCTTTTTATGCAGAGCAGCAACTTCTGGGAGAGCTATCGGTCGATGAAGGAGGCCGGCGTGAATTTCCTGGAGGAGCCGAGAGAGGAGCCTTATGGCTGCGTCTGCGTTTTTGCCGACCTCTACGGCAACCGCTGGGACCTGCTGGGAGCGGCCGGTTAA
- a CDS encoding PfkB family carbohydrate kinase encodes MPVLVVGSYNCDMLFRSEQLPARGETRLGTFATAHGGKGFNQAVAAHRAGAETTFAGALGDDAQGGQVQAFATAIGLRCRWQHGSQPTGVACVVSETSGENQIVVAPGANLELTYRAADLPDRPADGCTVLLAQQECSLELTRQALADAAQRGALAMLNPAPADLPGAETLLDLTDLVTPNEAEFAALLAARTGEALPADWASAPPEQLQGWCGQLGGATVVITMGRRGGFFSVPADNYWHLPEAYGRYNAFSVNAIDTTGAGDAFNGNLAAALAGGEALQTALTRAAAAAALSTTALGAAPSMPGAAAVDQLLTTFPVTN; translated from the coding sequence ATGCCGGTGCTGGTGGTTGGAAGCTACAACTGCGACATGCTTTTTCGCAGCGAGCAGCTGCCGGCCCGCGGCGAGACCCGCCTCGGGACGTTTGCCACCGCTCACGGTGGCAAAGGCTTCAACCAGGCCGTGGCGGCGCATCGAGCGGGCGCTGAGACCACGTTTGCCGGCGCCCTGGGTGACGACGCGCAGGGCGGGCAGGTCCAGGCCTTTGCGACCGCAATCGGCCTTCGGTGCCGCTGGCAGCACGGCAGCCAACCGACCGGCGTTGCGTGCGTGGTCTCCGAGACGTCCGGTGAAAACCAGATTGTTGTGGCCCCCGGGGCCAACCTTGAGCTCACCTACCGGGCGGCCGATCTCCCCGACAGGCCCGCTGACGGCTGCACGGTGCTGCTCGCCCAGCAGGAGTGTTCGCTGGAGCTGACGCGCCAGGCGCTGGCAGACGCCGCTCAGCGCGGCGCGCTGGCCATGTTGAACCCAGCGCCGGCCGACCTGCCCGGCGCAGAAACCCTGCTGGATCTCACCGATCTGGTGACGCCCAATGAGGCTGAGTTTGCGGCGCTCCTGGCGGCGCGCACCGGCGAAGCGCTGCCCGCCGACTGGGCGAGCGCGCCGCCCGAACAGCTACAGGGATGGTGCGGGCAGCTGGGTGGCGCCACCGTAGTGATCACCATGGGCCGTCGAGGCGGCTTTTTCTCGGTGCCAGCCGACAACTACTGGCACCTGCCCGAGGCGTATGGACGCTACAATGCGTTTAGCGTCAACGCGATCGATACGACGGGCGCGGGGGATGCGTTCAACGGGAATCTGGCGGCTGCGCTCGCTGGGGGCGAAGCGCTTCAGACTGCGCTGACACGTGCTGCGGCTGCGGCCGCGCTGTCGACGACCGCTCTCGGCGCGGCGCCGTCGATGCCCGGCGCCGCAGCGGTCGATCAACTGTTGACCACTTTTCCGGTGACTAATTAA
- a CDS encoding protein kinase encodes MSKRFSIPILGWVAIGLTVVGALPFALSWYQIQSSREAMVDQTQLTHLLVARANADGIGDYLNVMDGLLASAGDHEDVYLQPNSEASLEVLKETLATRDELKSLGLYARKSAGGPQAAVSNEEIFVLAKKGQPSASGELLERVLNEGPLAVRRQQRSYLVLGRETARPGVFLVALLDNTQLRDRSAPPELGDAARLAVIDADGKLVAGDGDAVGLVPDHILTQTREAPVRSDAHRFSLDEGFGVAAFARIPAADWSVLSVQPARQAERATTQMRRTAWQAFGALALVMGLLMLGAHRLVVRPVRQMIAAQRRLLGSDSSGGSEMSQLKDSFEKLEQAMAERDSLSEVCLDRYQITRRIGSGAMGTVYLGWDPKLRREVALKTIKLDSDLPASEREELTAALLQEGITSAGLTHPNIVTVYDVLGNDEFAFIAMEYVDGEGLDEQLKREVRMSPRTVANVAEATLKGLRAAHERGVIHRDIKPANIMVSKDGSVKVSDFGIAGLLNRSGEGERVIKGTPGYLAPESYLTAEFGVATDLFAVGVVMVECLTGRMVFAGRNTAQIITRTSSVDVSLSPEIAAHVPEVMLGLIDDLLEKTPAKRPASAAEALERLAPVVVMLAGAPEDAADLDDTTPLEAGNDSGNATPETQVLDTVAATRRIDS; translated from the coding sequence TTGAGCAAGCGATTTTCCATACCGATTCTGGGCTGGGTGGCTATCGGTCTGACCGTGGTCGGCGCGCTGCCGTTTGCCCTGTCCTGGTATCAGATTCAAAGCAGCCGCGAAGCGATGGTCGACCAGACCCAGCTCACCCACCTGCTGGTTGCCCGCGCGAATGCTGACGGTATCGGCGATTACCTGAACGTGATGGACGGTCTGCTCGCGTCCGCCGGCGATCACGAAGACGTCTATCTGCAGCCAAACTCTGAGGCCTCGCTCGAGGTATTAAAAGAAACCCTGGCGACGCGTGATGAGCTCAAGTCGCTCGGCCTTTACGCCCGGAAATCCGCCGGTGGTCCGCAGGCGGCGGTGAGCAACGAAGAGATTTTTGTCCTGGCCAAAAAAGGCCAACCCAGCGCGTCGGGTGAGCTGCTGGAGCGCGTACTCAACGAGGGCCCGCTGGCGGTGCGCCGCCAGCAGCGCAGCTATCTGGTGCTCGGCCGCGAAACGGCGCGCCCCGGGGTCTTTTTGGTGGCGCTGCTCGACAACACCCAGCTCCGTGACCGCTCGGCGCCGCCGGAGCTCGGCGATGCGGCGCGCCTTGCCGTGATCGATGCTGACGGGAAGCTGGTGGCCGGTGACGGCGACGCGGTCGGGCTCGTTCCCGACCATATCCTGACCCAGACGCGGGAGGCGCCGGTCCGGTCGGACGCCCATCGCTTCAGCCTGGATGAGGGTTTTGGGGTTGCCGCCTTTGCGCGGATTCCCGCCGCAGACTGGTCCGTACTGTCGGTCCAGCCGGCCCGTCAGGCTGAACGCGCAACCACCCAGATGCGGCGCACGGCCTGGCAGGCGTTCGGCGCGCTGGCGCTCGTGATGGGGCTGCTGATGCTCGGCGCTCATCGCCTTGTCGTCCGTCCGGTGCGCCAGATGATCGCCGCGCAGCGGCGGCTGCTGGGCAGTGACAGCAGCGGCGGCAGCGAAATGTCTCAGCTCAAAGACTCCTTCGAAAAGCTGGAACAGGCGATGGCTGAAAGGGACAGTCTGAGTGAGGTGTGCCTGGATCGCTATCAGATCACGCGGCGGATCGGATCGGGCGCTATGGGAACGGTTTATCTGGGCTGGGATCCGAAGCTGCGGCGCGAGGTGGCGCTCAAGACCATTAAGCTCGACAGCGATCTGCCGGCGTCGGAGCGCGAGGAATTGACCGCCGCGTTGCTCCAGGAGGGCATCACGAGCGCAGGTCTGACCCACCCGAATATCGTGACGGTTTACGACGTGCTCGGCAACGACGAGTTCGCTTTTATTGCGATGGAGTATGTTGACGGCGAGGGGCTCGACGAGCAGCTGAAGCGTGAGGTGCGAATGTCACCACGCACGGTGGCCAACGTAGCCGAGGCGACCCTCAAAGGGCTGCGGGCCGCTCACGAACGCGGCGTCATTCATCGGGATATCAAGCCGGCGAACATCATGGTCTCCAAGGACGGCTCGGTGAAGGTTTCGGACTTCGGGATCGCCGGACTGCTTAATCGAAGCGGTGAGGGGGAGCGCGTGATCAAAGGCACGCCCGGCTACCTGGCACCGGAGTCTTATCTGACGGCTGAGTTCGGCGTCGCCACGGATCTGTTTGCCGTCGGCGTGGTGATGGTAGAGTGCCTGACAGGAAGGATGGTATTTGCGGGGCGCAACACGGCCCAGATCATTACCCGGACGTCTTCGGTCGACGTCAGCCTGTCGCCCGAGATCGCGGCCCATGTTCCGGAGGTGATGCTGGGCCTGATCGATGATCTGCTCGAAAAAACTCCGGCCAAACGACCGGCCAGCGCGGCTGAGGCGCTCGAACGACTAGCGCCGGTTGTAGTGATGCTGGCCGGAGCCCCCGAGGACGCCGCCGACCTCGACGACACGACACCGCTGGAAGCAGGGAATGACTCAGGCAACGCAACGCCAGAAACGCAGGTGCTGGATACGGTGGCTGCTACTCGCCGCATCGATTCCTAG